A window of Castanea sativa cultivar Marrone di Chiusa Pesio chromosome 1, ASM4071231v1 contains these coding sequences:
- the LOC142626249 gene encoding uncharacterized protein LOC142626249 — translation MTDQPIKKSISKLEAAGRMVQWEIELRQFDIKYHPRTAIKAQALADFIAKFTIPEEDGALDEGERWTIQANRSSAQKMGGVRVIIITPEGDTLKYGVQLQFPATNNKVEYKAILTRLRIKKALCAKNLLLQSDSKLVVGQTKEEYEAKEERMQKYLRLTRHFAQEFDRVEFIQIPKSQNVGAKKIAKQASSEARSMSVDLKMEV, via the coding sequence ATGACGGATCAACCCATAAAGAAATCAATAAGCAAGCTCGAGGCTGCAGGAAGAATGGTCCAATGGGAAATTGAACTTAGACAATTCGACATTAAGTACCACCCCAGAACAGCCATCAAGGCACAAGCactggcagacttcattgccAAGTTCACAATCCCTGAAGAAGACGGGGCACTAGACGAAGGGGAGAGATGGACAATCCAGGCTAACAGGTCATCAGCCCAAAAAATGGGCGGAGTAAGGGTTATTATCATTACCCCAGAAGGAGATACGCTCAAATACGGAGTTCAACTTCAATTCCCCGCCACCAATAACAAAGTGGAGTACAAAGCAATACTGACAAGACTAAGGATCAAAAAGGCATTATGCGCTAAAAACTTGCTCCTCCAGAGCGATTCTAAGTTGGTCGTGGGACAGACAAAGGAAGAGTACGAGGCAAAGGAAGAGCGAATGCAAAAATACCTAAGACTGACGAGACATTTTGCCCAAGAATTTGATCGGGTAGAGTTCATACAGATCCCTAAAAGTCAGAATGTGGGAGCAAAGAAGATAGCGAAGCAGGCATCATCAGAAGCAAGATCAATGAGCGTAGATTTAAAAATGGAAGTGTAG
- the LOC142622830 gene encoding zinc finger CCCH domain-containing protein 20 isoform X2, giving the protein MMLGEAHHPNPTVHVPPWPTQDDPTAEIYSPYSLTSLSVNSDGNGNTSTGDYSPYYLQDVMTALQRYLPSNEADLDLDSDSGREADAPVDAYSCDHFRMFEFKVRRCARGRSHDWTECPYAHPGEKARRRDPRKYHYSGTACPDFRKGNCKKGDACEFAHGVFECWLHPARYRTQPCKDGTSCRRRVCFFAHTPEQLRVLPPQQMQSPTPRSTVVNSVDSYDGSPLRHAIEAAKTLPFLSSPSSISPPATPPAADSPPMSPMTQSLSRSLGSGSINEVVASLRNLQLGKVKSLPSSWNVPGYGSPRGSMLRPGFCSMPTTPTRAPTRTGMGYFDVWDQGCEEETPMERVESGRGLRAKMFEKLREENSLDRVDPGPSTSSAPDVGWVSELVN; this is encoded by the exons ATGATGCTCGGAGAGGCACACCATCCCAATCCAACGGTCCACGTCCCTCCATGGCCAACTCAGGACGATCCAACGGCAGAGATTTACTCACCCTACTCGTTAACTTCCCTTTCCGTTAACTCTGACGGCAATGGCAACACCAGCACGGGTGACTACTCCCCTTACTATCTCCAAGACGTCATGACGGCGCTGCAACGTTATTTGCCGTCAAACGAGGCGGACTTGGATTTGGACTCGGATTCGGGTCGTGAAGCGGATGCTCCGGTGGACGCGTACTCATGCGACCATTTCAGGATGTTTGAGTTTAAGGTTAGGAGGTGCGCACGTGGGAGATCACATGACTGGACTGAGTGTCCGTACGCTCACCCGGGTGAAAAGGCCCGGAGGAGAGACCCGAGAAAGTATCACTATTCGGGTACGGCTTGCCCCGATTTCCGAAAGggaaattgtaagaaaggtgaCGCCTGTGAGTTCGCACACGGCGTATTTGAGTGCTGGTTACACCCGGCTCGCTATCGTACGCAGCCTTGTAAAGACGGAACCAGCTGTCGTAGAAGGGTTTGTTTTTTCGCTCATACGCCTGAGCAACTCAGGGTTCTGCCACCTCAGCAGATGCAGAGTCCAACTCCACGGAGTACTGTAGTCAACTCGGTTGACTCCTACGATGGCTCGCCCTTAAGGCATGCCATCGAGGCTGCTAAAACGCTGCCCTTTTTGTCTTCTCCGTCTTCGATATCTCCGCCGGCGACTCCTCCGGCGGCCGATTCTCCTCCCATGTCGCCGATGACTCAGTCGCTGAGTCGTTCACTCGGTTCCGGTTCGATCAACGAAGTGGTGGCTTCTTTGAGGAACTTGCAGCTTGGAAAGGTCAAGTCATTGCCTTCTTCATGGAACGTTCCCGGGTACGGGTCTCCCAGAGGATCCATGCTCCGACCCGGATTTTGTAGCATGCCTACTACTCCGACCCGAGCACCAACCCGTACTGGAATGGGGTACTTCGATGTGTGGGACCAGGGTTGCGAGGAGGAGACTCCAATGGAGAGAGTTGAGTCAGGGAGGGGGTTAAGGGCTAAGATGTTCGAGAAACTGAGAGAGGAGAATTCTCTGGATCGGGTCGACCCGGGTCCATCGACAAGCAGTGCTCCGGATGTCGGATGGGTCTCGGAGCTTGTTAA TTAA
- the LOC142622830 gene encoding zinc finger CCCH domain-containing protein 20 isoform X1, which yields MMLGEAHHPNPTVHVPPWPTQDDPTAEIYSPYSLTSLSVNSDGNGNTSTGDYSPYYLQDVMTALQRYLPSNEADLDLDSDSGREADAPVDAYSCDHFRMFEFKVRRCARGRSHDWTECPYAHPGEKARRRDPRKYHYSGTACPDFRKGNCKKGDACEFAHGVFECWLHPARYRTQPCKDGTSCRRRVCFFAHTPEQLRVLPPQQMQSPTPRSTVVNSVDSYDGSPLRHAIEAAKTLPFLSSPSSISPPATPPAADSPPMSPMTQSLSRSLGSGSINEVVASLRNLQLGKVKSLPSSWNVPGYGSPRGSMLRPGFCSMPTTPTRAPTRTGMGYFDVWDQGCEEETPMERVESGRGLRAKMFEKLREENSLDRVDPGPSTSSAPDVGWVSELVNSEGEAEAREREKRDSLILENYV from the exons ATGATGCTCGGAGAGGCACACCATCCCAATCCAACGGTCCACGTCCCTCCATGGCCAACTCAGGACGATCCAACGGCAGAGATTTACTCACCCTACTCGTTAACTTCCCTTTCCGTTAACTCTGACGGCAATGGCAACACCAGCACGGGTGACTACTCCCCTTACTATCTCCAAGACGTCATGACGGCGCTGCAACGTTATTTGCCGTCAAACGAGGCGGACTTGGATTTGGACTCGGATTCGGGTCGTGAAGCGGATGCTCCGGTGGACGCGTACTCATGCGACCATTTCAGGATGTTTGAGTTTAAGGTTAGGAGGTGCGCACGTGGGAGATCACATGACTGGACTGAGTGTCCGTACGCTCACCCGGGTGAAAAGGCCCGGAGGAGAGACCCGAGAAAGTATCACTATTCGGGTACGGCTTGCCCCGATTTCCGAAAGggaaattgtaagaaaggtgaCGCCTGTGAGTTCGCACACGGCGTATTTGAGTGCTGGTTACACCCGGCTCGCTATCGTACGCAGCCTTGTAAAGACGGAACCAGCTGTCGTAGAAGGGTTTGTTTTTTCGCTCATACGCCTGAGCAACTCAGGGTTCTGCCACCTCAGCAGATGCAGAGTCCAACTCCACGGAGTACTGTAGTCAACTCGGTTGACTCCTACGATGGCTCGCCCTTAAGGCATGCCATCGAGGCTGCTAAAACGCTGCCCTTTTTGTCTTCTCCGTCTTCGATATCTCCGCCGGCGACTCCTCCGGCGGCCGATTCTCCTCCCATGTCGCCGATGACTCAGTCGCTGAGTCGTTCACTCGGTTCCGGTTCGATCAACGAAGTGGTGGCTTCTTTGAGGAACTTGCAGCTTGGAAAGGTCAAGTCATTGCCTTCTTCATGGAACGTTCCCGGGTACGGGTCTCCCAGAGGATCCATGCTCCGACCCGGATTTTGTAGCATGCCTACTACTCCGACCCGAGCACCAACCCGTACTGGAATGGGGTACTTCGATGTGTGGGACCAGGGTTGCGAGGAGGAGACTCCAATGGAGAGAGTTGAGTCAGGGAGGGGGTTAAGGGCTAAGATGTTCGAGAAACTGAGAGAGGAGAATTCTCTGGATCGGGTCGACCCGGGTCCATCGACAAGCAGTGCTCCGGATGTCGGATGGGTCTCGGAGCTTGTTAA CTCTGAAGGCGAAGCAGAGgcgagagaaagagaaaaaagagactctttaattttggaaaattatgtgtaa